The sequence below is a genomic window from Nostoc flagelliforme CCNUN1.
ATACCGATTTTGGAAAAATGAGAGAATTTCAAGTTTTGTACTCAGCTAGCAGAAAGATTTTAGCAAAGTTGTTATTTTTAATTTATGTATCAGCGAAGTCAATATCAAATCCTTTAATGGCAAGACTTACAAATAATTTTATTCTGCTGGATATGCATAGGATTTGGGATTACATCTAACAAGAGCTTGGTATTAAACAGCTATGAATAAATACAACTTGTATATACAGCTAAAGATAGAGGTTGTCACTATGCTTAATATTTAAACTTAATATAAAGATAATTTTTATGGATTACTAGTATTAAGTAATAATCAAAATTTTATGTTTACTAATTGCTTTAAAAATAATGATAATTTAAGTGTCAATAAGGATAGGAATATATCAAATGTTGAGATAGCACTTTTTATAGATCAAATCAAAAGTAATATCTGGCTATTTGGTATTCCATCTTGGCTTTTTGGCATAACCGATAGAAGCATAGCTGCATTTGCTGATGGTTATTTATCTCCTATAGAAATATTTCAGTTACTTACAGCCTCTTTCTTTTTTCTGAGTTGGCTATATCTCAAGCCTGATGAAAGCTTTAACAGCAATGATTTAGGTCCCAACGAATATCAAGAATATCTCGCTCGTACTCAAGCTAACAAGCTTCAAGTAAAAAAGCTCCACATGATTAGCCAGGAGTATATTTTACCATTCCCTTATATTTGCCAAATTTATCATTTATTGAATTTAAGGCATTTAGAAACAGTTCATAGCTTTAGCCTTAATAACCTGAAGATTTTTCAAATTAGCCACTTTCAACCAACAAAGATCGGTGGAATAATCAAATTCCAAACAATATTAGATTCGCCAGGTAATGCTCTGAGAATCTGGCGTCAACCGATTGTGGAGGTGGATTTAATATTACATACTCCCTATACTGTTGAGCTGAGTATTCCAGTCTACAATGATAAAAGGATAATTGTTATATTTCATGCTTTTCCGTTAAATGACTTAGAGCATCACTTTTTTATAGATATTTATAGTGATTTAGAGTGGCCAAAGCCATTATTACAAATAATATTGCATTTTGCTTCTTGTTTGACACTATTTGAAGATTTGCCGTATCTAAGAGCTTTAACTGATAAAAATATAGGGCGTTTATTTAATTTAAGTAGGACTTCAAATCACGAAGCTGCATTGCTGTTTAAAAGATATGTTGAGCTATATGGTTCTACTGGAGAACCAATTAAATTACTTGAGGGGGAGGAAGAGAGTTAGGAGTTAGGAGTGGGGAGTTAGTAATTCATAACTCCTCACTTTGTTTGGTTAAGCGCGTGCTAGTAAGGGGGCAGCAGCTAGTAAGGTTTTGGTATAAGGGTGCTGAGGATTAGCAAAAATGGTTTTTGTTAAACCGAGTTCAACAATTTTACCGCCATTCATCACGGCAATACGATCGCACAAAAATCGAGCTAACCAAAGATCATGAGTGATGAACAGATAAGTTAACTCAAATTCTTCTTTCAATTGCAACATCAAATCTAGCACTTGCGACTGCACGCTAGCGTCTAACATACTTACGGGTTCATCACAGATCAAAAGTTTAGGGTGAGTAATCAAAGCACGAGCGATCGCAACTCTTTGCTGTTGTCCACCAGACAAATCTGATGGATAACGCTCATAATACACTTTTGGCGGTGTTAACCCAACTTTCTCTAGCATCCACAAAACCTGTTCTTTTGCCTTAACGGGATCGGCTAGATTGTGGATAAATAAAGGATCAGCGATACTTTGTCCCACTGTCATTGCTGGATTGAGACAAGCATGGGGATCTTGAAAAACCATTTGTATCTGTCGCCGAGAGGAGCGAATTTCTTGACGCGACAGTGTAGTTAAATCCTGTCCTAAAAACTCAACTTTGCCACTCGTAGGACGAATTAATTGCAAGATTGTTCGTGATAGCGTACTTTTACCACAACCTGATTCCCCGACTAAGCCAAGAATTTCTCCGGGATAAATATCAAGGTTGATACCATCTACTGCTTTAATTGTCTGCGCTTGTGTCTTAAACAGCCGTTCAATAAAGTTAGGTTCTATGGTGTAGTGTTGCTTGAGTTCACTGACACTCAAAATTGGGGATTGTTTATTAATAATCGGTAATTGCTTTTCAGAGTCATTAGCAATTATCAATTCTCCGTCATCACTTACTGCTTGAATATGTAAGGCTGCTTTTAAGAGCGATCGCGTGTATTCATGTTGAGGGTGTCTAAATACAGTTTCTGTAGAACCCATTTCCACCATTTTGCCGTTGTACATGACGCCAATGCGATCGCAATACTCAGCCACCATTGCTAAATCGTGAGAAATCAGCAACAATCCCATGTTTTCTTCACCGCACAGACGAGTTAATTCTTTTAATATCTGTGCGGAAACGGTGACATCTAGACTGGTGGTGGGTTCATCGGCAACAATTAACTTGGGGTTGAGGAGTAAAGCTAAAGCGATCGCTACCCGTTGGCGCATTCCGCCGCTAAACTCGTGGGGATACTGATTCCAGCGACTAGCTGGAATATTCACCTTTGCTAAGGTAGCAAGTGCTTTTTCTTTGGCTTCTGGCGTTGATAATTCTGGTGAGTGCGCCTGGAGGGTTTCAATACAATGCTTACCAATCGTCATCAGTGGATCGAGGCGTGTCATGGGATCTTGAAAAATTAAGGCGATCGTTTCTCCCCGAAATTTCCGCAATTGGTTAGGCATCAAGTCAAACACCGACTGTCCTTGAAATGTCACTTGTCCCTCAATCCGACTAGAGGCTGGTAGTAAACGCATTACTGCCCGTCCTATAGTTGACTTACCACAACCCGACTCTCCCACCAATCCCATTCTTTCGCCTGGTTGCAAGCTGAAAGATACATCATCAACCGCCCAGGTTGCTTCTTCTCCACTCCGCGCAGGATAGGCAACTCGCAAATTTTCGATACAGAATAAGGCTTCACTCATAGTTTAGTTATCAGCCCTGAGCTACCAGTTTTTATAATTTCAAATTTAAGATAGTCTATCAGATTAGTATTAAACCTCCGTTGTGCTAACATCTTTATTGTCTTAGCGTAGGCATAGTCTCTACAAAAGAAACCTTGAAGCTAGATTAACCTAATGTATCTATCGGCAACCAACCCAAAGGGAACTACGAGATCCGCCAATCTTCTATCATACTGATTTATACTGCTTGTCTCAACTTTTATCCGTTCATCTAGGAGACAAGCAAGTATTTTACTATTAAGCTAATTAATGTTCATGATCTTGATGATAATCGTTTAATCCTTGCTCAGTTTCTAGTAGCCGTGAAATAAGCACGTCTGCTTTTCTACTAATAACAGACCTAACTTTATCAATAGCAACTACTTCACTGATTTTGACAACCATTTCCCAGAGAGTATCTTCCTCTGTATCTTTGTTGTAAGTTCTATGTTTAAACCACAACAAATCATCCCAAACTCCGATAACTGTGGCGAAATACCATTTGTCTCGTACTAGTATCCAGATTTCTTGTTCTAAGTAAGTCTGTAGAAGAGGTTTCACAATGAGTAAGATAATGCGAAATATTGTGCTACATATTAAGTAAGTATTAACAGGTAAAGCAACAGTTAAAATACTGATATATTTGAGTGTAAATTATATTGACCTATTTTAAAAATTAGTAAATCAACTGTATGCAAACTGGGGTTTTGCCAATAGCTGAGTTAGTAATTTTATTATTTTGCTAAAGACTGCCTGTATAAAATACAATTTTATGATTTAGTATTGACTGTTACAGACTAGAATATCTACTACAGCATTATCACTTAACCGGATCGACACCATTCCTAAACTAGTAATTTAGCTGATGTATTGCCAAGGGTGCGATCGCATATCCGCGCAATCTAACAGGGCTGTTTCTTTCTCAGCTACCTTAGATAAAATCATTCAGAGCAGTTTATGCCTACTGAATTCTGACTCCTGGCTCCTGAATTCTGTTCGATAAAGCTTTAGCTGATTAATTCACCCATTTGTGGGAGGTAATTAGTAAACCAATAAGTATACTTTACTTATTATCAGACCAACTCAAGATGGTTTGATACAGCATTCACACAACAGATGTATCAATCATGTTAAACCTGATATTCACTGGATGTATAAAAATAAAACCATTGGTGCTTTCAACAGCTTTTTTTCTGGCTGTACAGACTTCTGCCAATGCTGAACCACCCCTTCCTCGTTTGACTCCAGCACAAGCTCAACATTTATCGCGCGACTTAGTACCATATAACTCTCAAGAATTTTTTAGGCAAGGAAAAAATTCGATTGAGAGAGAAATTCAAATTCTTAAGCTAAGGCAACTGCGCCCAATTAAACCTGTTCTTAAGATTAATTCACTACCGCAGATTAAAACACCACATACTCAGCAAAACCCTAATATCTTAACTAGGTAAGAATCATCGTGAGTTTATGAAACCTTAGAACCCCATGCATCAAAATCAGTATGCCCTGGTTCCTGTTTACAGAGCTTTTGTGTTTTAATAATTTGCAACACAAATTTACAATATTAATCGTCTAGCAAACCCATCAACGCTTGAACTTCAACATCTTCCGATTCTGATAATTGACCTTGTAACTTTAACAATTCATCTTGTAATGCTTCGGCTACATGGAGCATATTAGATTCTTGTGCAATTTTTAGCTGATTTTCTTTAACCTTGATTTGTTTAAGCAAGTTATTTTCAACATGAGTTGAATTGTAATTTTGAGTAATCATAGCTTTATATTTCTATCAATTTACGTAACGCAACTAAATTTACCACTATGTATTATTCCACATTTTTACCATTTTTTAAATATTTAGTGATTTAACAGTTATTAGTTATCAATTGGGAGTCAGAGTCCCCCACGAATACAAGTGGTGTGTTTTAGCCGGGGTTAAATCCCCAACTGAAACCATGATAACTGTTGACTGTTCATTGTTTTCATCTTCATTACTCGTAGTACAGCACGGCGTAAATAAACATACCATTTCAAATGGCGCAAGAAGCTCGGAATACAGTTTTGCGTGACTTTTAACTTTTGACTTTCGCCTTGTGGTGGTAGTGTTTACGGGTATCGCAAGCTTAATACACCATGCTTGTATTTTTAGAGGCTTTTACAAAAATGCAAATCATGATATAAGATTGGTTGACTTAAGGGGAATTTTAGATAACACATATAAGACTACACATGAGTACCGAAAAAACCTAGACTAAAGCAGCTTGCCGCTAGCTACCACAGAGGCACAGAGAATACGGCGAATAATTTGAGAGAGTTTTTGCGTAAGTCCTCACACATTAACTTGTGTGTTGCTTCACCGAGTATTGCTGGATGTTTTAAACAACTATTTGTGAATTATATGAACTTAAAACTTATAAAAAGAAACGTTTTTACTTTTGTAAAAATTATATCCACAATGCTTATAACAAGCGCAATTGGATTGGAATCATGGAATATTTATGCAGCAATAACTAATACTAATCTACCAACCAGCCTTAATCCAATTTTATGGATTGAACGTTTTGCTATGACTAGCCATTTTATCGAAAGTATTATAGCAGCTTTTTATGCACCTTCAAGAAAAAAGATGCCCATAAAATATGCTACTTATACTTTTTTCGTAGGCACAATTGGGTTGTTAGAACTATTCTCTTCAGAGAATGACTCTTGACGGCTCTACCACTTTTGGATTAAGTCTGTTGGTAGGGTGTATTAACGCGCCCTATGTAAGAAAGTTGTAAATTATTAAATCCACGATCGCTACTAAGCAAAAGTTATCTATGAGGGTTCACCAATGTAGGTGACTGGTGAATCTAACAGGCAGAAGGGAGTATAGTTTGTATAGTTAGCTTTTTGCTAAAATTTTAGTTTGACACTAAAGGATTAAAAAATGTCTACAGATACTGACATAGTTGCTTACGTTCAAGAAAGTGAATTTGATGCTGTTTTAACTGGAAGTGAAGAGAAAGTTGTTGTCGTTGATTTTACTGCTACTTGGTGTGGCCCCTGTCGCCTGATCACTCCGTTAATGGATCAACTTGCCGAAGAATACAAAGGTCGCGCCAAAGTTGTTAAGGTAGATGTTGACAGCAATAAGCCAATTTTCAAAAGATTCGGTCTTCGCAGTATTCCGGCAGTTTTAATCTTTAAAGATGGTGATTTAGCAGAAACTATCGTAGGAGTTTCGCCTTACGAGCAGTTTAGCGAAGCTGTTCAGAAGCTTCTTGAGGTTGTTTCAACCACTGATTCGTAATCCATAATTAATAAGGGTTTATACCCGATGCCTAATAACGGCAGTGACGTTTTAGGTGGTGTTTAAATTCTATGAAGTTCCGAGCCTTGGAAGCCGACCCTCGGACTTCTCACTACTTGAAGCATGATTATCAATTATAAATTTTTAAACGTTTTCTTTTCGCCTATAATGTGTTTGAACTAAGCCAGTAGAATATTGTTTTGAGTTAATTAGCTCCAATTTTTCTTCAGGGCTTGGCGGTGCGAAAAGGCGTATACCACCACCTAAGATAATTGGAATAGTTGAAATAATATATTCATCAATCAAGCTGTGCTGGAGAAACGAATTGATTAATGCTCCGCCACCAACTAACCAGATGTTTTCATAACCTTGAGCCTCTATATTTGCTAAAGCTGGCTCCACTGTATCAGAAACAAATGTAACGTCCTCACGGTTAGATTGGAGAGGGCGCTGGGTGAAAACGAAGGATTTTTTTTCTGGATAAGGCCATTCATTAAAACCAAGCCCTACTTCATAGGTCTTGCTACCTAACACGATCGCATCAATCGATTCGTAGAAATCAGTGTAACCGTAGTCTTCACCTTCTGTATCAAGGAATGATAGCCAATCAATTCCGCCATCACTGCGAGCGATATAGCCATCCAAACTAGCTGCAATATAGAGTGTAACTTTCGTCATGGCCTTGCTGGATGTAGTAGTTTTCAGTCAATTGGTGCAAGCGATGCCTGCGGCAACGCGAAGCGCGAACGCAGGCTTATTTCTTTTAACAAGAGAGGCAGGAAATCCTGACTGTCTTATTGTTATATCGTTATATTTCAGTCGGATTTTCGATATTCACAGGAGGATCGATGGTTTGTGCGATCGCTTGACCTAACTACTGTAATCGTAACAGTCTCGTTACGAAGGTTAATACTGGACACATATATTCGGATGGATAAATCATCTTTCAATAAGTAAAAATGCTTAGTAAATAACCGAGTTTTTATTGCCTTAGTTCTATTAATTGCTGCTTTTATCAAGATTTACTACAACTTTTGTCGCTCTCCTTAAAAACAGATATTCTTACTTTGGTACAAGATTGTCTATTGTTAAATAAAGTACACGTCAACAAGTTATTAGAGGATGTTTGAAAAGTCTTAAAGTATACTAAAAAGCCCGTTTCCATTCCTCTCCTCGAAAGAAAGGTCGAGAGGCTTTGGAACCCCCATTACCTTGTAGGGAAAGCTTGCTCGGTGGGTTAGGTTTATGAGGCTTAGATGTTAGCAATAATACTTTTCAAACAACCTCTTACTGTCAAAGTAATCACATCAATCATAGAAATAGAAAAAGCAATGTTTCTTTCTGAAATTAAAAACCTTTTTTCAAGCCTATTTATTACAGCTATTGCAAGTGTCTTTTTCTTGCCAACTGCCTCACTTGCTGCCAAGCCTATTCGCGTTATTCTTGACCAAGATGGCGCATTTGAAGATTATTATGCATTATTAGTCCTAAGTCTTGCTTCTAGCCAAGATTCTCCTCCAATTAATTTAATAGGAGTCACAACAGCACCTGTTGGAGAATCTTATTGCAAAGATTCCAATGGTTATCCAGATTTAAAAAAAGCGTTTCTTGGAAATTTTAGTTTAGAAGAAGGAACAATAGATGGAATCACACAAAAAGTTCTATCCCTTGCAAAATATAACAAAGCAAAAATTTATTCTGGATGTGATGAACAGACCGCAGTCATTGATGTACCAGAGCAGGCTGATAATTTTGGAAATCCTATCCCCGGTTCGAGACGTACTCCAATAAAAGTTCAACTCCCTTTTGGAGGCAAACCTACTCTAGAACCTTGCCTTTTTCACAAAGAATTTGTATTTTCTGAACGTGATATTGTCTGCTGGAATGAGCTTAATAAAACATTCCGAGATGAATCTTTAAAGTATGTTCTTCCCGTGGCTCAGAAAGTTTTAAACGATTTTAAACTACTAGAATTAGACCTGATTGAAACTAAAAAAAAGGCTTCCGAATTCCTGGCAGATTCTATGTGTGAAGCTTACAGAAATCATAAGCCTCTCACAATTATTGCCGTAGGGCCTGTAACTAACTTAGCGAGAGCCTATGTAAAAATCGAGAGGAACCCTAAAAAGTATGGTTGCCCTGATAAGATTAAACTTGGCGATCTCAGTTCGGTCGTTTCAACCAGATTTATGGGTGGTGCTTGGGATGAAAACAAATCAGACAATTTCGATAAGAATAGAAACTATCGTCTGAATGAAGCATTTCCAGTTTGGACTGTAGGTAACGTTTACTTCCAAGATGGAGAACATGTCTTTGGGCAGCATCATCTACCATTTCCAGGAACAAATTTTTCAGATATTCAAACAGGAGAACACAAAAAGGTCTTCAATTCGCTTAATAATGCAGAAGTGAATTTTTGGCTTGATGCACTAGCAATGAATAAAGTTCTAAATTCAGGAATTCCTGTGTCTATCGTCCCATTGAACGCAACAGATTTTGCTAGATTACAAGGGTTTGGTGAGCGCATTAAAAACAATCCCTCCAGTTGTGCTACTGCTCCTGCTCAGTTTATCCAAAAACTCCAATTTGCAAATAACCCTGCTCCTGGAGTTTTTGTCTTTGATACACTATTTTTCTGGGATACTCTAGCTGCAACCAGTGTTTGGAATAATTTCGTGAACTTTGAAGATTTTAACGATCTCGAAATTACAACATTGAAAAACGGTGATCCAAATACTCTAACGGGTCAATTACCTGCTAAAGAACTCTTTCGTAGAGACATTGGAAATTTATTTAGACTGCGACGTGTAAATAATCCTGTCAAAATGGGGTTATCAGTAAATCCCGCTCAAGGAGATCCCAACTTTAAGACAACTATTCAAAATTTGGTATTTGATCTCGTTTGCACTTCGAGCAAATAATTACGGTGTCTTTGTTTTGGAGATAGTGCGTAAATTTAGTCACGTTAACATACTTTCTTTTTTTCCATTCGGAACAATTTAAAAGAGCGATCGCTAACCCAATTACTTACGTTTTTTGATTGTGCGATTTAAAGCGACCTGCAATAAATTCTCGCTTAGATAAATGTTTTGTACCACGTTTGGTGACTCGCTCTCGCCACATCTGGAAACTAGATTCTTTCATTTCGCGCCTCATTAGGGCAATTACCTGTTTCTCCAACAGCCCAAACTGAGCCTCAATGGCATCAAAAGATGTTCTATCTTCCCATGCCATTTCAATGATGCGATCGATGGTTTGTGAATCAAGGTCAGGTAGCTTCATTCTTTTGCAGGTAATTGATAAATTAGTAGCTATATATATATATTACTTTTCGTTTTGAAGAACTGTTGTGTCTAAAGCAAGAACAAGGGCAATAGAAACGCTGCTAAATCCGCCTAAGTTTTCCCCACCGTTTACCCTTGTTTTTGAAAAAGGAGGGGTACGGTGGGGTATCGGAATGGCTTAACCACAGGGGTTTCATAAACAATGTACCTTAATGGGGTGAAGTACAGACCCCACGATAGACGGCAACCACCTAAGCAGGTTAGGCATAACGGAGTAAAGGGGCGCTACTGGTACAGACCAACCCTAGACAATATAAACTCTGTTGATGTGAAGGTGACAGTAGAGAACATCCCACAGGAGGAATACTTCTAAGCCCACGCTACCAGTGAAAAACGAACAACGGGTGCTTACTGAAGAGGAGCGCCCTTTTCTTTTGCTGTGCTGTCCCCACCTTGAGACACCTTAGACAACGCACAGAGGACAAACTCTAGAACCACCTGTGACGGGTGATACAAATCACTGACGCATGTTGAACTACGGTAAATACTAAATTCTATTATGTATACATTGACTTATGAATAACTACCAACGCTATTACGAAAGCAAATACGGTAAGCCAAAAGAAAGCCTTAAGCCTAAAGAAGGTCTATTATCTAACCGCGCAAAAGAAAACTTAGCAACCGTTTTTAACCCAACTAAAGCTCAGATCGTTGCTTTTCTCTTGTCTTCCCTAACTTTTGCATTTGTCAGGCTTGCGCCAAAAGCTATACAGCATTGGGATAAGATATTACCTCAAACTGTAGAACATACACAAAAGTAATCTGTAGCTAAATAAAAGAGGGCGCACCTAAAACACGTACCCTCTTCTAGTGTCAGTTCACGGAAACAACGGAAGCTCTAAGCCCTCTAGTAGTTCTTTTGCACTCACGCCCTTAGTGCCTGCAATGGTCACAACAGCTAACCAAAGTTGCCTATTCAGAAAAACTTGTTCCATCGTGTTTAGCTCTTGTTTATCATCAGTTCCAAACAATAGCTTATAAGTAGCGCTATGGCATTCTTTAATCCTTTGTTTCAGAGCGGTTCCTTTAAGTCCTGTATTCAGTTGGGTAGCTCGACAAAAGGCTTTGTAAACACGTTCGCTTTCTAACATAAGTTCGACACTAGGGGAAGTGTAAGCAGTGCCAGTGTTGTTACTTTGGGTGTTCATCTTGTTCTGTGTTACTATTGTCAACTAACGCTGTTGGCTACTGTCTGGCTACTCACACCAGAAAACCTAACCCCAGTTATCCTGGAACCGTTGTGTCTGCTGCACCCAGTTGCAGAGCATACAAGTTAGCATAGACACCTTGCTGATTGATCAGTTCGGTGTGAGTACCCTGCTCTACAATTTGTCCCTGCTGAATCACTAATACCCGATCTGCCTGGGTAACTGTACTGAGGCGGTGGGCAATTACGAAGCTGGTACGACCTTGGAGCAAACGGGCGATCGCAATTTGTACTAACGCTTCTGTACGCGTGTCAATGCTGCTGGTTGCTTCATCAAGAATCAGTATTCGGGGGTTAATCAACACCGCACGGGCAATACTGATTAGTTGTCGCTGTCCCTGGCTCAAGGGCGCTCCCCGTTCACCCAATTGAGTTGTATAGCCTTGTGGTAGTGAGGTAATGAACTCATGCACATTTGCCAACTGTGCAGCCGATTCGATATCAGCTTGGGTAGCATGGGCAGAGCCAAAGGCAATGTTTTCGGCTACAGTGCCACTGAATAGAATATTGTCTTGCAAAACGATACCTATTTGACGCCGTAGACTTGCTTGAGTAACGCTACGCACATCAATATCATCAATTTTCACTGCACCGCCAGATACATCATAGAAACGCAAAATCAAGTTAATGATCGTAGTTTTTCCCGAACCAGTTGGCCCTACTAATGCAATCATTTGCCCTGGATAGGCGTGCAAATTCACCCCTTTGAGAACCAGTTGATCTGGGTTGTAGCCAAATTTGACATTATCAAATGTCACTTCACCCTGAATAGCCGGCATTTCTGTAGCATCGGGTGCGTCTTTGAGTTGTGACGGTTCATCTAGCAATAGAAAGATTCGCTCTAATCCGGCGAAGGCAGATTGAGCTTGGGTGTAAAACTGGCTGAGAATTTGGATCGGGCGGAAGAACTGCTGGACATAAAGTAAAAAGGCTGTCACCACACCCACTGTTGCAGCTCCGGTGACTGCGAGATAGCCGCCATAAGCCAGCACACCTGCGGTTGCTAGTGTGTTGAGAAAATCAATGGAGGGCAAAAAGGCCGAAGTAATTGCTACAGCCTCGACGTTAGCATCTCTATTGGCAGCGTTAAGAACGTCGAACTCTTCGATGTTCATCTGTACACGATTAAATGCCTGTGCTTCTCGGACGCTGCCAATATCTTCTTCTAACTTGGCGGAAAGCTCCCCAATAGTTTGTCGGGTAACGCGAAACCTAGCTCTTGCCCAACGTGCAAATAAGCTGGTGGTAAAAATCATCAATGGCACAACAAGATTGCTCAACAAACCGAGTTGTAAGTTAATTGAGAGCATCGCAATGATGATGCCTACCAAACTGAAAGTGTTGCCTAGCATTTGGGCAATGGTCAGTCCAAATGCCTGATTTACAGTATTAACATCATTCAGTAGACGGCTCATTAAATCGCCTGCTTCGCTGCGATCGAAAAAGCTAAGGGGTAAACTTTGGATTTTAATGAAAATGTCTTGCCTCAATTGAGCCAGCAATCGCTGCATAATCCAGCCGACTCGAATAATTTGACCCCGGATTGCTAATACGCCAAATCCGTAGTTTAGCGCTAGTAGTCCTAATAACAGTAGCAGTCCTTGCAAATTACCTTGTGCAATTAGGTGATCAATCGACCAACCGATGAAAAACGGCCCAATCGCCTGGGTTACAGCACCAATAAATACTAATGTCAGGGCGATGGGAATTTCTTTGCGATAAAGTAGCAGGTATTGCAAAAAGCGCCGCAGGGTGGAGAGTTGCTGACTCGCTTGATCCTCAGATGCAACAACGGGAACTGTGCCTCTCATAGCAATTTTGGATTTTAGATTTTGGATTTTGGATTAAAAGTCTTTGTCTTGATTACAAGGCCGTGACAAAAATCTGATGCAAGACTATTTATTTTAGTTTGGTATCATTTTTTTCTTTCGCCTTTACTTGAGATTCCAAAATCACACCGTAGAGGGGGCTGGTTTGCATCAATTCTTCGTGAGTGCCTTGTGCTACCAATCGTCCTTTATCCATGAGAAAAATGCGATCGGCATTCTTGACGGTACTGATGCGTTGAGCTACTACAAAAGTTGTACAAGCTTTTTGGCGCATTAAGTCATCTAGTTCGGCTTGAATCTGGGCAGCAGTTTTAGCATCTATAGCCGAGGTGCTATCGTCCAAAATCAGAATGCTGTAATCGGTTAGTAAGGTACGAGCGATCGCAATTCGTTGTTTTTGCCCACCAGACAAGCCTACGCCCCGTTCACCCACAATCGTCTCGTAGCCATCGGGTAGACTACTGATAAAATCGTGCATTTGGGCAGTTTTGGCAACCTCAATCACCTCATCTAGAGTTGCTTCGGGTTTTGCATAAGCAATATTCTCGCGGATTGTGCCAGAGAAGAGGGTGGTTTCCTGAAATACAATACCAATATGCGATCTGAGGCTTTTGAGGGTGAAACTTTTTACATCTCGTCCGTCAATGCGAACTGCTCCCCCTGTGACATCATAAAAGCGGGGAATTAAGTTCATAATTGTGCTTTTCCCGGAACCAGTCATCCCTAGAACGGCGATCAGCTCATTAGGTTTGGTTTCAAAGGAAACTTTTTTAAGAGTTTCTGCTGTCGCTCCCGGATAGCGAAAGGAAACATTTTCAAAGGTGATTCTACCGCCGCAGGTTTCAAATGGGACAGCACCAGGGCGAT
It includes:
- a CDS encoding nucleoside hydrolase, which translates into the protein MLAIILFKQPLTVKVITSIIEIEKAMFLSEIKNLFSSLFITAIASVFFLPTASLAAKPIRVILDQDGAFEDYYALLVLSLASSQDSPPINLIGVTTAPVGESYCKDSNGYPDLKKAFLGNFSLEEGTIDGITQKVLSLAKYNKAKIYSGCDEQTAVIDVPEQADNFGNPIPGSRRTPIKVQLPFGGKPTLEPCLFHKEFVFSERDIVCWNELNKTFRDESLKYVLPVAQKVLNDFKLLELDLIETKKKASEFLADSMCEAYRNHKPLTIIAVGPVTNLARAYVKIERNPKKYGCPDKIKLGDLSSVVSTRFMGGAWDENKSDNFDKNRNYRLNEAFPVWTVGNVYFQDGEHVFGQHHLPFPGTNFSDIQTGEHKKVFNSLNNAEVNFWLDALAMNKVLNSGIPVSIVPLNATDFARLQGFGERIKNNPSSCATAPAQFIQKLQFANNPAPGVFVFDTLFFWDTLAATSVWNNFVNFEDFNDLEITTLKNGDPNTLTGQLPAKELFRRDIGNLFRLRRVNNPVKMGLSVNPAQGDPNFKTTIQNLVFDLVCTSSK
- a CDS encoding TIGR03643 family protein, yielding MKLPDLDSQTIDRIIEMAWEDRTSFDAIEAQFGLLEKQVIALMRREMKESSFQMWRERVTKRGTKHLSKREFIAGRFKSHNQKT
- a CDS encoding ABC transporter ATP-binding protein; its protein translation is MRGTVPVVASEDQASQQLSTLRRFLQYLLLYRKEIPIALTLVFIGAVTQAIGPFFIGWSIDHLIAQGNLQGLLLLLGLLALNYGFGVLAIRGQIIRVGWIMQRLLAQLRQDIFIKIQSLPLSFFDRSEAGDLMSRLLNDVNTVNQAFGLTIAQMLGNTFSLVGIIIAMLSINLQLGLLSNLVVPLMIFTTSLFARWARARFRVTRQTIGELSAKLEEDIGSVREAQAFNRVQMNIEEFDVLNAANRDANVEAVAITSAFLPSIDFLNTLATAGVLAYGGYLAVTGAATVGVVTAFLLYVQQFFRPIQILSQFYTQAQSAFAGLERIFLLLDEPSQLKDAPDATEMPAIQGEVTFDNVKFGYNPDQLVLKGVNLHAYPGQMIALVGPTGSGKTTIINLILRFYDVSGGAVKIDDIDVRSVTQASLRRQIGIVLQDNILFSGTVAENIAFGSAHATQADIESAAQLANVHEFITSLPQGYTTQLGERGAPLSQGQRQLISIARAVLINPRILILDEATSSIDTRTEALVQIAIARLLQGRTSFVIAHRLSTVTQADRVLVIQQGQIVEQGTHTELINQQGVYANLYALQLGAADTTVPG
- a CDS encoding dipeptide ABC transporter ATP-binding protein; this translates as MSEALFCIENLRVAYPARSGEEATWAVDDVSFSLQPGERMGLVGESGCGKSTIGRAVMRLLPASSRIEGQVTFQGQSVFDLMPNQLRKFRGETIALIFQDPMTRLDPLMTIGKHCIETLQAHSPELSTPEAKEKALATLAKVNIPASRWNQYPHEFSGGMRQRVAIALALLLNPKLIVADEPTTSLDVTVSAQILKELTRLCGEENMGLLLISHDLAMVAEYCDRIGVMYNGKMVEMGSTETVFRHPQHEYTRSLLKAALHIQAVSDDGELIIANDSEKQLPIINKQSPILSVSELKQHYTIEPNFIERLFKTQAQTIKAVDGINLDIYPGEILGLVGESGCGKSTLSRTILQLIRPTSGKVEFLGQDLTTLSRQEIRSSRRQIQMVFQDPHACLNPAMTVGQSIADPLFIHNLADPVKAKEQVLWMLEKVGLTPPKVYYERYPSDLSGGQQQRVAIARALITHPKLLICDEPVSMLDASVQSQVLDLMLQLKEEFELTYLFITHDLWLARFLCDRIAVMNGGKIVELGLTKTIFANPQHPYTKTLLAAAPLLARA
- a CDS encoding dihydrofolate reductase family protein translates to MTKVTLYIAASLDGYIARSDGGIDWLSFLDTEGEDYGYTDFYESIDAIVLGSKTYEVGLGFNEWPYPEKKSFVFTQRPLQSNREDVTFVSDTVEPALANIEAQGYENIWLVGGGALINSFLQHSLIDEYIISTIPIILGGGIRLFAPPSPEEKLELINSKQYSTGLVQTHYRRKENV
- the trxA gene encoding thioredoxin encodes the protein MSTDTDIVAYVQESEFDAVLTGSEEKVVVVDFTATWCGPCRLITPLMDQLAEEYKGRAKVVKVDVDSNKPIFKRFGLRSIPAVLIFKDGDLAETIVGVSPYEQFSEAVQKLLEVVSTTDS